The stretch of DNA AATTCTGCAgcttctctgctgttgccatttAGACTTGAAAGACAAACCAGATATGTATACAATTCATCTGCCACTCACAACGCCAAATttgaacaaaatgaaatttgttttcatagaAAGGAAATAGTTCCGATTTAAACGTgctaataaatatacaaaatgctttttattttataagaATATGGAGCCGAATCATTATTACTGCCGGAGTGCTATGCAGCAGGATCCATCCACTTCGGCAATTCCAATTAATGcaccaaacaaaatcaattatgGAATGAATTCTGGACAGGAATATGTAGCATGCAGCCCCTATCAGTCGCAATCTGGCTATAACTACAAGGATACAcaacgaaatgcaaacaatCACAATAAATCACTTAGCGGGAATAGCAGCATGGGAAGTCCCTTTGCGGCTGGCTGCAACAGTAGTGGCCAATGTAACAAGAACGCTGCCAATGCaggaaattatattaatataaTGACGGTTCCCTTGGGAACATTACAGTATAACAGAAAAAAGCTCTCTTCTCAGGACTATGAGTAAGTGCGATGCAAAAAACCTATTTCATAATCTCACATCATTACTTTACGTCTTCCAGATCGCATTTATATTATAACACTACGGATTTTAAGTGTCGTGATAACTACTACAATACCAACAATACTGGACACTTAAACACCGGATCAACCATACCCCAGCATCAAAATcagcaaccacaacagccCAACTGCCTCCACATACAGCATTCGCTAGCACAAAATCACCAGCTAAGTCATACTCAACCAATTCATCAATTGCCACAGCTGTCGACGTCCACAGCAAACCCAAATAATGACTTCGAAAGCTGTGCGATGTTTCCGCCTGCAACAGAGAGTCATCAGAATAAGTCAAATGTGGCAATGTGCGAGCAAGCGATGTCGCAAGCGTCGACGTCGATGGGATCCGTCAATGTGCCTGCTCCTCCTATTATGTACACTGTGCATCGTGTGGTGACTACAGCTCAAATTCAAACCGCTATAGGAGGCTCATTTGCATCATCTGCAAGTGTATCAAGTGTTGTAAGCACTGGAAAAAACGAAAGTGACTGCTTGTCATCGGCGCAACTAGCTTCTGCGATGACTGCCTCACCACATGGTCCCTGTCACAGTGGCCTTACTGACATGGGAGCCAATATACTCAATAATGCAAGTGCTCTTTGTCCCATGCCTGATGTTCGAAGCCCCTCAGGTAAGCACACGGTTTGCTCTAAATTGCGTTCTTAgtcatatttacatatgtataaaatgcagtttattgtttttacaATTCTGCACAACAGCCCTGGGAATCCAGAGTTTCTCTGAGGTTTATAACTTTCTAGATGCGGTTGAGATACACGATTATATCTTAGGGATTCTATCTCTAGTAGCTAGTTCTTTCTTTTCTACAAAAGAACTGACCGATCTAGTTCttgtaaaataatattttggaGCTGAACCAAACCTAACAATCTCTGGTTCTTAGAGCTTTAGCTTTTGTGCTGCTGATTTGAAGCGTAACTCAGAAAATCCTTGAAATCCTAGCCGTTCCCCTACGGGAAAAGTGTTTCTTCTCTGTCttatatttcttatttttaatttttgtatctaTAATACTTTTCAGGAGTGCTTAACAATTCGTCATTTCTACAAGCACACCAAAAATGTAACAATGGTAACGAAGCCCAACCTATGACTGCACTTCCAAAACGAGTTCTGGGAACCAGCTCAACATCAAATTTAGCAAGTGCTGGAAAGCCCACATCAAATTTGGGACGCGCTTTACAAAACGTAAGAGTTCGGTCTTCCATCTCTCATTCAATCTAATGATTTAAACACTTTAGGTAATTCCAACATGTGTATACCTTATGTCCCGAGTTGCTGTACACATGGAGATTGAGGGTACAGCCGAATGTCCGTCTCAGGTGATGCTGGCCGCTGCGCTGGGATGCGAAGAATTAGGAATATCGAATAAATTGCTGGCCCAAAGTGTTTTTGGATTGTGGATGACAAGTACTCTATTGGAGATGCAACTCAAAGCACATCACTGTCCTTATATTGTACGGGTGGCGTGGCCAAACCTGCTTCAGAAATTCAGTAATGGTAGCCCAAGTGATCAAAAATATGATGAGCCCATGATTGTAT from Drosophila subobscura isolate 14011-0131.10 chromosome O, UCBerk_Dsub_1.0, whole genome shotgun sequence encodes:
- the LOC117898861 gene encoding FERM domain-containing protein 8 isoform X1, which produces MFSKFPIYNMEPNHYYCRSAMQQDPSTSAIPINAPNKINYGMNSGQEYVACSPYQSQSGYNYKDTQRNANNHNKSLSGNSSMGSPFAAGCNSSGQCNKNAANAGNYINIMTVPLGTLQYNRKKLSSQDYESHLYYNTTDFKCRDNYYNTNNTGHLNTGSTIPQHQNQQPQQPNCLHIQHSLAQNHQLSHTQPIHQLPQLSTSTANPNNDFESCAMFPPATESHQNKSNVAMCEQAMSQASTSMGSVNVPAPPIMYTVHRVVTTAQIQTAIGGSFASSASVSSVVSTGKNESDCLSSAQLASAMTASPHGPCHSGLTDMGANILNNASALCPMPDVRSPSGVLNNSSFLQAHQKCNNGNEAQPMTALPKRVLGTSSTSNLASAGKPTSNLGRALQNVIPTCVYLMSRVAVHMEIEGTAECPSQVMLAAALGCEELGISNKLLAQSVFGLWMTSTLLEMQLKAHHCPYIVRVAWPNLLQKFSNGSPSDQKYDEPMIVLKRNVFFSKRDEEKIKDYRILELLYEEARNNVLIGRYIMEPVHSLMLGGIQARIELGPYNSHTHTVGFFRENQARFLPALVAKSSNWLWLPISQKNSAEVKLLEQFKRVPQTATTRKLMRKYLEFCWALPFYGAAFFHGQMEQPVRGIMALVNQKDMEVLIAVNERGVYVIDPYESTLLLGLRYEDLSWDYAKPSAADDAECLTCIFLQFDAVENGIQVSKLVQVFSKQAAMIDALISHFTDQIRNKKQEGNSAEPFHDEPNPIQNNGNGVLCNKLSRLTLATFDEEGGRCIGQMGSLSISY
- the LOC117898861 gene encoding FERM domain-containing protein 8 isoform X2, whose translation is MEPNHYYCRSAMQQDPSTSAIPINAPNKINYGMNSGQEYVACSPYQSQSGYNYKDTQRNANNHNKSLSGNSSMGSPFAAGCNSSGQCNKNAANAGNYINIMTVPLGTLQYNRKKLSSQDYESHLYYNTTDFKCRDNYYNTNNTGHLNTGSTIPQHQNQQPQQPNCLHIQHSLAQNHQLSHTQPIHQLPQLSTSTANPNNDFESCAMFPPATESHQNKSNVAMCEQAMSQASTSMGSVNVPAPPIMYTVHRVVTTAQIQTAIGGSFASSASVSSVVSTGKNESDCLSSAQLASAMTASPHGPCHSGLTDMGANILNNASALCPMPDVRSPSGVLNNSSFLQAHQKCNNGNEAQPMTALPKRVLGTSSTSNLASAGKPTSNLGRALQNVIPTCVYLMSRVAVHMEIEGTAECPSQVMLAAALGCEELGISNKLLAQSVFGLWMTSTLLEMQLKAHHCPYIVRVAWPNLLQKFSNGSPSDQKYDEPMIVLKRNVFFSKRDEEKIKDYRILELLYEEARNNVLIGRYIMEPVHSLMLGGIQARIELGPYNSHTHTVGFFRENQARFLPALVAKSSNWLWLPISQKNSAEVKLLEQFKRVPQTATTRKLMRKYLEFCWALPFYGAAFFHGQMEQPVRGIMALVNQKDMEVLIAVNERGVYVIDPYESTLLLGLRYEDLSWDYAKPSAADDAECLTCIFLQFDAVENGIQVSKLVQVFSKQAAMIDALISHFTDQIRNKKQEGNSAEPFHDEPNPIQNNGNGVLCNKLSRLTLATFDEEGGRCIGQMGSLSISY